One window of uncultured Trichococcus sp. genomic DNA carries:
- a CDS encoding post-transcriptional regulator → MPNISEKQYVQLEPWFKLKANEFNQLGYENIQVDDIYRYFKEFSWKHTVPPHYYQQIRDIMKTTVNHYFDFVALEAQVYKVSSLDEINFDDFL, encoded by the coding sequence TTGCCGAATATATCAGAGAAGCAATATGTTCAATTGGAGCCTTGGTTCAAATTGAAAGCAAATGAGTTCAATCAACTGGGCTACGAGAACATCCAGGTCGACGATATCTACCGCTATTTCAAGGAATTTTCTTGGAAGCATACTGTCCCTCCGCATTATTACCAACAGATCCGGGATATCATGAAAACGACGGTAAACCACTACTTCGACTTTGTTGCTTTGGAAGCGCAAGTCTATAAGGTCTCCTCATTGGATGAAATCAATTTTGATGATTTCCTGTAA
- the adhE gene encoding bifunctional acetaldehyde-CoA/alcohol dehydrogenase: protein MMTAKEEISNYTGKAQKALTLFEDYTQEQVDHIVHEMALAAMEQHMPLAKMAVEETGRGVYEDKCIKNMYAAENIWHSIRKNKTVGIIEDNKVDQIMKVAAPVGVVAGIIPTTNPTSTTIFKAMICMKTRNPIIFSFHPSAEKCSAATAKVVYDAAIKAGAPADCIQWVEGVSMEKTAELINHPEVAVVLATGGAAMVKAAYSTGKPALGVGPGNVPAYIEKSANIKRAVNDIIVSKTFDNGMICASEQAAIVDSEIYDEVKKEFQLHNVYFAKPEEIQQLEDVVMNDAKTGVRPNVVGMHARKIAEMAGLNVPANTKLLIAELPGVGAEYPMSREKLSPVLAMMKSDSAEHGFQLCKQMLDLGGLGHSASLHTRRNDLIEQFGKEMKACRVLINSPSSQAGIGDLYNNNIASLTLGCGSYGRNSVSHNVSALDLLNVKTVAKRRNNMQWIKLPEKVYFEENSVRYLRDMKDVERVFIVCDDGMVKFGYVDVVIEQLKQRNNKVSYAIFSDVEPNPTTNTVNRGTEKMRDFQPDTIIAIGGGSPMDAAKAMWLFYEHPESDFFGAKQKFLDIRKRTYKIKDMEKAKLVCIPTTSGTGSEVTPFAVITDSETHIKYPLADYALTPDVAIVDPQFVYSVPKSVTADTGMDVLTHAIESFVSVLANDYTKGLSLQAIKLVFENLRNSYNYGDQESREKMHNASTMAGMAFANAFLGISHSIAHKIGGQWDLIHGRTNAILLPHIVRYNAIDPQKHALWAKYEYFRADEDYAEIARYLGLKGNTTAELVEALATEITKLGQDIGIKMNFRDQGITEEMLERDADRLAELAFEDQCTTANPKQPLISELKEIIYAAYKG, encoded by the coding sequence ATGATGACTGCAAAAGAAGAAATCAGCAACTACACTGGAAAAGCTCAAAAAGCTTTGACTCTATTTGAAGATTATACCCAAGAACAAGTCGACCACATCGTCCACGAAATGGCATTAGCTGCAATGGAGCAACATATGCCACTTGCAAAAATGGCAGTTGAAGAAACAGGCCGAGGCGTTTATGAAGATAAATGTATCAAAAACATGTATGCCGCTGAAAACATTTGGCATTCAATCAGAAAAAATAAAACAGTCGGAATCATCGAAGACAATAAAGTTGATCAAATCATGAAGGTTGCCGCTCCTGTAGGCGTTGTTGCCGGTATCATCCCGACAACCAACCCAACTTCGACAACAATCTTCAAAGCAATGATCTGTATGAAAACAAGAAACCCGATCATCTTCTCTTTCCACCCAAGCGCAGAAAAATGTTCGGCTGCAACTGCAAAAGTTGTTTACGATGCTGCCATCAAAGCAGGCGCACCTGCTGACTGTATCCAATGGGTAGAAGGCGTATCAATGGAAAAAACAGCTGAATTGATCAACCATCCAGAAGTTGCTGTCGTATTGGCTACAGGTGGAGCTGCAATGGTTAAAGCTGCTTATTCTACTGGTAAACCAGCATTGGGAGTTGGACCTGGTAACGTTCCAGCTTACATCGAAAAATCAGCAAACATCAAACGCGCTGTAAACGACATCATCGTTTCAAAAACTTTCGACAACGGTATGATCTGTGCTTCAGAACAAGCTGCAATCGTCGACAGCGAAATCTATGATGAAGTCAAAAAAGAATTCCAACTGCACAATGTATACTTCGCTAAACCTGAAGAAATTCAACAATTGGAAGACGTCGTGATGAATGATGCCAAAACTGGCGTGAGACCGAATGTTGTCGGTATGCACGCTCGTAAAATTGCTGAAATGGCTGGATTGAACGTTCCTGCAAACACTAAATTGTTGATCGCTGAATTGCCGGGCGTCGGAGCAGAATACCCAATGTCAAGAGAAAAATTATCTCCAGTATTGGCTATGATGAAATCAGACAGCGCAGAGCATGGTTTCCAACTATGCAAACAAATGCTTGATTTGGGTGGCTTAGGTCACTCGGCTTCACTGCATACTCGCCGCAATGATTTGATCGAGCAATTCGGAAAAGAAATGAAAGCTTGCCGCGTTCTTATCAACTCTCCATCTTCTCAAGCTGGTATCGGTGACTTGTACAACAATAATATCGCTTCATTAACTTTGGGTTGCGGATCTTACGGCAGAAACTCAGTTTCTCATAACGTTTCTGCATTAGATTTATTGAACGTGAAAACTGTTGCTAAAAGGAGAAATAATATGCAGTGGATTAAATTGCCAGAGAAGGTTTACTTCGAAGAAAATTCAGTTAGATACTTACGTGACATGAAAGATGTCGAAAGAGTCTTCATCGTCTGCGACGACGGCATGGTCAAATTCGGCTATGTGGATGTAGTCATCGAACAATTGAAACAACGCAACAACAAAGTATCTTACGCAATCTTCTCGGATGTTGAACCTAACCCGACAACAAACACTGTAAACCGTGGTACTGAAAAAATGCGCGACTTCCAACCGGATACAATCATCGCAATCGGCGGGGGTTCTCCTATGGATGCTGCCAAAGCGATGTGGTTGTTCTATGAGCACCCAGAAAGCGACTTCTTCGGCGCTAAACAAAAATTCTTGGATATCCGCAAACGTACTTACAAGATCAAGGATATGGAAAAAGCGAAACTTGTCTGCATCCCTACTACATCAGGTACTGGTTCGGAAGTAACGCCATTCGCGGTTATCACAGACAGCGAAACACACATCAAGTACCCATTGGCTGATTACGCATTGACTCCGGATGTTGCCATCGTGGATCCACAATTCGTATACAGTGTTCCTAAATCTGTAACTGCAGATACTGGTATGGACGTATTGACGCATGCCATCGAATCTTTTGTTTCCGTATTGGCAAACGACTACACTAAAGGTTTGAGTTTACAAGCAATCAAGTTGGTATTCGAAAACTTGAGAAATTCATACAATTACGGCGACCAAGAATCACGCGAAAAAATGCACAATGCTTCTACTATGGCTGGTATGGCCTTCGCGAATGCGTTCCTGGGTATTTCCCACTCGATCGCACACAAAATCGGCGGTCAATGGGATCTGATCCACGGCCGTACGAACGCAATCCTGTTGCCGCATATCGTCCGCTACAATGCGATCGATCCGCAAAAACATGCGTTGTGGGCTAAATATGAGTACTTCCGTGCAGACGAAGACTACGCTGAAATCGCTCGCTACCTAGGTCTCAAAGGCAACACGACTGCTGAATTGGTCGAAGCTTTGGCGACTGAAATCACTAAATTAGGTCAAGACATCGGCATCAAGATGAACTTCCGTGATCAAGGCATCACTGAAGAAATGCTTGAACGCGATGCAGACCGCTTAGCTGAATTGGCATTCGAAGACCAATGTACAACAGCTAACCCTAAACAACCGCTTATCTCAGAATTGAAAGAAATCATCTACGCAGCCTACAAAGGTTAA
- the yajC gene encoding preprotein translocase subunit YajC has protein sequence MDTVIMIAFYGVLFGVMYFILIRPQKKQAQKTQDMLSQIKPGDKVVTIGGLHGIVEEINSADNTVVLDCEGIFLTFEKRAISRISKVATITTDDAIVEDYAAESEQTQEDKSEE, from the coding sequence ATGGATACAGTAATCATGATTGCCTTTTATGGGGTGCTGTTCGGCGTAATGTATTTCATCCTGATCAGACCACAAAAGAAACAAGCACAAAAAACGCAAGACATGCTGAGTCAAATCAAGCCAGGGGATAAAGTAGTCACCATCGGCGGCTTGCACGGAATTGTCGAAGAGATCAATTCCGCTGACAACACAGTCGTATTGGATTGCGAAGGGATCTTTCTGACTTTTGAAAAACGCGCTATTTCACGTATTTCAAAAGTTGCCACAATCACAACTGACGATGCGATTGTCGAAGATTATGCAGCCGAATCCGAACAGACACAAGAAGACAAAAGCGAAGAGTAA
- a CDS encoding metal-dependent transcriptional regulator, with product MTPHKEDYLKVIMELGGDKQLVNNKQIGQALSVSAASVTEMSVKLLKDGLISHIPYQGVQITDKGQLVANKLIRKHRLWEVFLSEKLDFNWDEVHEEAELLEHVSSDRLIDRLDAYLGFPKHDPHGGVIPDREGRIEVYESKPLIELEAGSRFIIREVDDDQEFLAYLLNKDVKLSVPYLLTKVEPYEGPYTFEAQNHQTYQISFKAASKIYVQ from the coding sequence ATGACGCCGCACAAAGAGGATTACCTGAAAGTGATCATGGAACTGGGTGGGGACAAACAGCTTGTCAACAATAAGCAGATCGGGCAGGCTTTATCTGTATCTGCCGCTTCCGTGACCGAAATGTCAGTCAAACTGCTCAAGGATGGCTTGATCAGCCACATCCCGTACCAAGGGGTGCAGATCACCGACAAAGGCCAATTGGTCGCGAATAAACTGATCCGCAAACATCGACTTTGGGAAGTGTTCCTTTCGGAAAAATTGGATTTCAACTGGGACGAAGTGCATGAAGAGGCGGAATTGCTGGAGCATGTCTCCTCGGATCGCTTGATCGATAGGCTGGATGCCTATTTAGGTTTTCCTAAACATGATCCGCACGGGGGCGTGATACCTGACAGAGAGGGCCGGATCGAGGTTTATGAAAGCAAACCTCTGATCGAACTGGAAGCGGGCAGCCGCTTCATCATCAGGGAAGTTGATGACGATCAGGAATTTCTGGCGTATCTTCTCAACAAGGACGTGAAGTTAAGCGTGCCGTATCTGTTGACAAAAGTGGAACCGTACGAAGGCCCCTATACTTTTGAGGCGCAGAATCACCAGACTTACCAAATCAGCTTCAAAGCGGCCAGCAAAATTTATGTGCAATGA